A genomic region of Mus musculus strain C57BL/6J chromosome 7, GRCm38.p6 C57BL/6J contains the following coding sequences:
- the Vmn1r101 gene encoding vomeronasal 1 receptor 101: MSAHGKSVKTTEEVALQLLLLCQFGVGTVANVFLFVRNFSPVLTGSKQRPRQVILSHMAVANALTLFLTIFPNNMMAFAPKTPPTELKCKLESFSHLVARSTNLCSTCVLSFHQFVTPVPLNRGKGKLVLRASVTNMACYSSYSCWFFSVLSNIHIPIKVSGPQITNNNTDSNRKLFCSTSGFSVGIVLLQFAYDATFMSIMVWASVSMVLLLHRHCQRMQHILTPNQDARGQAESRATRTILMLVVTFVSFYLLNFICIMLHALFMHSHFFVRLVSEILTAVFPSISPLLLIFRDPKDPCSVLFNC, translated from the coding sequence atgtctgctcatggtaaatccgtgaaaaccactgaggaagtggctcttcagctcctcttgctttgccagtttggggttggaactgtggccaatgtctttctgtttgtccgtaatttctctccagtcttgactggttctaaacagaggcccagacaggtgattttaagccacatggctgtggccaatgccttgactctattcctcactatatttccaaacaacatgatgGCTTTTGCTCCCAAAACACCTCCaactgaactcaaatgtaaattagaatccTTCAGTCACCTGGTGGCAAGAAGCACAAatttgtgttccacctgtgtcctgagttTCCATCAGTTTGTCACTCCGGTTCCTCTTAATAGAGGGAAAGGTAAACTTGTACTTAGAGCAAGTGTCACAAACATGGCATGTTATTCTTCTtacagttgttggtttttcagtgtcttaagtaacatTCACATTCCAATTAAGGTCAGTGGTCCACAGATAACAAACAATAACACTGACTCAAACAGAAAGttgttctgttccacttctggattcagTGTAGGCAttgtcctcttgcagtttgcctatgatgccacattcatgagcatcatggtctgggccagtgtctccatggtacttctcctccatagacattgccagcgaatgcagcacatcctcactcccaatcaggACGCCAGAGGCCAAGCTGAGTCCAGAGCAACCCGTACTATCCtgatgctggtggtcacatttgttagcttttatcttctaaattttatttgtatcatgTTACATGCCCTTTTTATGCATTCTCATTTCTTCGTAAGGCTTGTCAGTGAGATTTTAACTGCAGTCTTCCCCAGTATCTCTCCtttactgttgatcttcagagatcccaaggatccttgttctgtgctcttcAACTGTTGA